A single region of the Grus americana isolate bGruAme1 chromosome 3, bGruAme1.mat, whole genome shotgun sequence genome encodes:
- the SYNCRIP gene encoding heterogeneous nuclear ribonucleoprotein Q isoform X7, whose product MKTYRQREKQGTKVADSSKGPDEAKIKALLERTGYTLDVTTGQRKYGGPPPESVYSGQQPSVGTEIFVGKIPRDLFEDELVPLFEKAGPIWDLRLMMDPLTGLNRGYAFVTFCTKEAAQEAVKLYNNHEIRSGKHIGVCISVANNRLFVGSIPKSKTKEQIVEEFSKVTEGLTDVILYHQPDDKKKNRGFCFLEYEDHKTAAQARRRLMSGKVKVWGNVVTVEWADPIEDPDPEVMAKVKVLFVRNLANTVTEEILEKAFSQFGKLERVKKLKDYAFIHFDERDGAVKAMEEMNGKDLEGENIEIVFAKPPDQKRKERKAQRQAAKNQMYDDYYYYGPPHMPPPTRGRGRGGRGGYGYPPDYYGYEDYYDYYGYDYHNYRGGYEDPYYGYEDFQVGARGRGGRGARGAAPSRGRGAAPPRGRAGYAQRGGPGSARGVRGARGGAQQQRGRGVRGARGGRGGNVGGKRKADGYNQPDSKRRQTNNQNWGSQPIAQQPLQGGDHSGNYGYKSENQEFYQDSFGQQWK is encoded by the exons ATGAAGACATACAGGCAGAGGGAAAAACAGGGGACCAAGGTGGCAGATTCTAGCAAAGGACCAGATGAGGCAAAAATTAAG GCACTCTTGGAGAGAACTGGCTACACTCTTGATGTGACTACTGGACAGAGAAAGTATGGTGGACCTCCTCCAGAGTCTGTGTATTCGGGACAACAACCTTCTGTTGGTACAGAG ATATTTGTGGGCAAGATTCCAAGAGACTTGTTTGAAGATGAACTCGTTCCGTTATTTGAGAAAGCTGGCCCTATATGGGATCTCCGCTTAATGATGGATCCACTAACTGGTCTAAATAGAGGATATGCTTTTGTCACTTTTTGTACTAAAGAAGCAGCTCAGGAAGCTGTTAAGCTG tacaaCAACCACGAAATTCGTTCTGGAAAACACATTGGTGTATGCATCTCTGTTGCCAATAATAGGCTTTTTGTTGGCTCTATCCCTAAGAGTAAAACCAAGGAGCAAATTGTTGAAGAATTTAGCAAAGTAACAG AGGGTCTTACAGATGTCATATTGTATCATCAGCCTGATGACAAGAAAAAGAACCGAGGTTTCTGTTTCCTTGAATATGAAGATCACAAAACTGCTGCTCAGGCCAGGCGTAGGTTAATGAGCGGCAAAGTGAAAGTCTGGGGAAATGTTGTTACGGTTGAATGGGCTGACCCTATAGAAGACCCAGATCCTGAAGTCATGGCAAAG gtaaaAGTTTTGTTTGTACGCAATCTTGCCAATACTGTAACAGAGGAGATACTAGAAAAGGCCTTCAGTCAATTTGGAAAGCTAGAGCGAGTGAAGAAGCTGAAAGACTATGCTTTCATTCACTTTGATGAACGGGATGGTGCTGTAAAG GCAATGGAAGAAATGAATGGCAAAGATTTAGAGGGAGAAAACATTGAAATTGTTTTTGCTAAGCCACCAgatcaaaaaaggaaagaacgGAAAGCTCAGAGACAAGCGGCTAAAAATCAGAT gTATGATGATTACTACTATTACGGTCCACCTCATATGCCCCCTCCAACAAGAGGTCGAGGCCGAGGAGGTAGAGGTGGTTACGGATATCCCCCTGACTATTATGGATATGAAgattattatgattattatgGCTATGACTACCATAACTATCGTGGTGGATATGAAGATCCTTACTATGGTTATGAAGATTTTCAAGTTGGAGCTAGAGGAAGGGGTGGTAGAGGAGCAAGGGGTGCTGCTCCATCCAGAGGTCGCGGGGCTGCTCCTCCCCGTGGCAGAGCCGGTTATGCACAGAGAGGTGGTCCTGGATCAGCAAGAGGCGTTCGTGGTGCGAGAGGAGGTGCCCAGCAACAAAGAGGCCGCGGGGTACGTGGTGCGAGGGGTGGCCGCGGTGGAAATGTAGGAGGAAAGCGCAAAGCTGATGGGTACAACCAGCCAGATTCCAAGCGGCGCCAGACCAATAATCAGAACTGGGGCTCCCAACCCATTGCTCAGCAACCGCTCCAAGGTGGTGATCATTCTGGTAACTATGGTTACAAATCTGAAAACCAGGAGTTTTATCAGGATTCTTTTGGGCAACAGTGGAAATAG